In Paenibacillus sp., the genomic stretch CGCTTCCGTCGGGTGCGCCGTCATAACGAGCTCCAGCGAAATGCCCTGCAAAATATCTTGGATGTCTTCCGCGTCCACGCCGCGCCCCTTCAGCTCGGATACGATGCTCTCGATCGAGCCCGGCTGCGCGACTTCCCCGGAAGAACGCTCGTAATCGCGTTTGCGGCGGATGCGGTGGTTTTGCTCCGCGATGTTTACCAATTGGAAGTACACCGCGAAGGCGCGAATTACGCTGCGCCGTACTTGCGGATCGAGCGTAGCGATGATCGATTTGAACTCCTCGTAAATCTCGGGAATATAGCTGGCGCGCAGCGTTTTACTCATTTCCCGGATTCGTTCTACGATCCCCAATAGTTCGTTGCCGCCTTGATGGACAAGCACCTCGCCGAGAATGTTCCCCAGAAAGCGAACGTCTCTCCGAAGCAACTGATGGCTCGAAAGCGGCGCGGCTTGGGCGGCTGTCGTTTCCGTCATGGTCTCTTCTCACCCCGTTGAATGTGGCCTGAAAGCCACGATGTCATCTCTTTATTGTACTAAAATTCCAACGATAAATCTCGGATTTTTTGCAAAAAGTTTATCCAATTTCATCTATCTAGCCTGTTCGGAGATGCCGAACGCCGGTCAATGCGGCGAAACCAAGTGCAGCCGGTGAGAGCGCGACAATTCCTCGAGCATTTTCACCCCGGCTACGCTGTTGCCCGCCGCGTCGATCGCCGGACCGAACAACCCGAAACCGTATCGGTTCGGGGAGAACGCGACGATCCCGCCGCTGACCCCGCTTTTCGCAGGAAGGCCTACTTTCAGGAAAAACTCGCCCGAGTGGTTATACATGCCGGACGTAATCATGATCGTCGTCACGATCTGCGCAATTTCGGGCGTAACGATCTCTTTCGTGCTGCACGTGCCGTCCGTTTGCGACTCGACGCATTTGCCCCACAGCGCGAAGAACAGCCCGATTTTCGCGAGATCGACGCAGTCGACCTCCAGGGAGCATGCCTTGAAATACAGATCAAGCGTCTTCTCGACGTCGACGTCCGAGTCGATGATGCCGGTGCTCTTCATGAAGTACGCCAGCGCGCGGTTGCGATCGCCCGTCCGACGCTCCG encodes the following:
- the glsA gene encoding glutaminase A; this translates as MPNEIGQETLERLIRDYRPYTKQGAVAAYIPELAYANPHALGIAAAGADGSILKAGDADTSFTLQSISKIITLMVALNDCGPERVFSKVGMEPSVDPFNSIVKLETLDHKKPLNPMINAGAIVIASLLSGGGSVDARLQHLCDTVSRITGRSSIRFNEKVYESERRTGDRNRALAYFMKSTGIIDSDVDVEKTLDLYFKACSLEVDCVDLAKIGLFFALWGKCVESQTDGTCSTKEIVTPEIAQIVTTIMITSGMYNHSGEFFLKVGLPAKSGVSGGIVAFSPNRYGFGLFGPAIDAAGNSVAGVKMLEELSRSHRLHLVSPH